The following nucleotide sequence is from Pseudomonas sessilinigenes.
AGGCGGGCGAACTTGCTGGTAGCCGTGACCGTGGCAGCCTGAATGCCGAACAGGGGCACGAACAGGCTCTGCTTGGCGCCGTAGTCCTGGTCCGGCGCATACCAGATCGCACGGCCGGAACGCAGTAGCTTGAGCATGCCGCGCACGTCCTCGCGCTCCACGGCCAGGGAATCGAGATTGTGCCGCTCGCGGCCGCGGCGCTGAATGAAATCGAATACCGGATTCTTGTGCTGGCGATACATGCCGTCGATGGTGTGCTGCTGGCCCAGCAGCGCAGCACCGATTTCCAGGGTGGTGAAATGCAGGGCCATCAGGATCACCCCCTGCCCCTCTCGCTGGGCCTGCTTGAGGTACTCCAGCCCCTCGACGTGGGCCAAGCGTGCCAGGCGCGGCTTGGACCACCACCAGCTCATGGCCATTTCGAAGAATGCGATCCCGGTCGAGGCGAAGTTCTCCTTGAGCAAGCGCTTGCGCTCTGCCACGGACTTTTCCGGGAAGCACAATTCCAGATTGCGCCAGGCAATACGCCGACGCTCGCCCGCTACCCGATACATCAGCGCCCCCAGGGCACGACCGATTTGCAGCAGGACGGGATAGGGCAGTTGGACGACCAGCCATAACAAGCCAAGCCCCAGCCACAGCGGCCAGAAACGTGGAGACAAGAATGCAGCTTGAAAACGCGGGCGATCCATTAAAGATTCCGGACAGACAACAGGGTCGCGCATTCTACAACGGTTCGACCTGGCTTGCGGGCCGAGGGCGTTCTCGTTATAAGTCTCGGCACTTTTAGTGACAAGCCGCCTTCTGCAGACCATGAGCCAAACCGAATCGCTAGACCAAGACCCCGTCTTCCAGTTGAAAGGCAGCATGCTCGCCATCACCGTACTGGAACTGGCCCGCAACGACCTTGAGGGCCTGGATCGGCAACTGGCCGCGAAGGTCGCCCAGGCACCGAACTTCTTCAGCAACGCCCCCCTGGTCCTGGCCCTGGACAAACTGCCCGCCACCGAAGGCTCGGTGGACCTGCCCGCACTGATGCGCGTGTGCCGCCAACATGGCCTGCGTACCCTGGCCATTCGCGCCAGCCGAATAGAGGACATTGCCGCGGCGATTGCCGTCGACCTGCCGGTTCTGCCACCGTCCGGAGCCAGGGAACGACCGCTGGACCCACCTGAAAGCGAAGTCCGCAAGGTTCCGGAAAAGCCCCCCGAGCCTACCGTCAAGCCAACCCGCATCATCACTTCGCCAGTACGCGGTGGGCAGCAGATCTATGCCCAGGGCGGCGACCTGGTGGTGGTGTCCTCGGTCAGCCCCGGCGCGGAACTTCTCGCCGACGGCAATATCCATGTATACGGCCCAATGCGTGGCCGGGCGCTGGCTGGCGTCAAGGGTGACACCAAGGCGCGGATTTTTTGTCAGCAGTTGAGCGCCGAACTGATCTCCATCGCCGGCCAGTACAAGGTCTCCGAAGACCTGCGACGCGACCCTTTGTGGGGCTCGGGAGTCCAGGTCAGCCTGTCGGGAGACGTGTTGAACATCACTCGTCTTTAACGGATACTGCCGCATTTTCCAAACATCTCTAAAACGTAGCGAAAACGGCTCAAACGAAGTGGGAAATTGGCGACCCGCAGCGTCTACCGACGGTAGATCCTGCCACTGGCCGAGCTCCAGCCACGGCTGTCCGACTGCAGTAGTTTTCAAGAGATGTTTTTCAGGGACCCAAAGTCCTTTTTCCTTAGGGGTGAAACACCTTGGCCAAGATTCTCGTTGTTACATCCGGCAAGGGTGGTGTGGGTAAAACCACCACCAGCGCCGCTATCGGTACCGGCCTCGCTCTGCGTGGCCACAAGACTGTCATCGTCGACTTCGACGTCGGCCTGCGTAACCTCGACCTGATCATGGGCTGCGAGCGTCGCGTGGTGTATGACTTCGTCAACGTGGTGAATGGCGAGGCCAACCTGCAGCAGGCGCTGATCAAAGACAAGCGCCTGGAAAACCTCTATGTACTGGCCGCCAGCCAGACCCGCGACAAAGACGCGCTGACCCAGGAAGGCGTGGAAAAAGTCCTGATGGAGCTCAAGGAGACCTTCGATTTCGTGGTCTGCGACTCTCCGGCCGGCATCGAGAAAGGCGCTCACCTGGCGATGTACTTCGCCGACGAAGCGATTGTCGTGACCAACCCCGAAGTGTCTTCGGTTCGCGACTCCGACCGCATGCTGGGCCTGCTGGCCAGCAAGTCCCGTCGGGCCGAGAAAGGCGAAGATCCGATCCAGGAACACCTGCTGATCACCCGCTATCACCCGGAGCGAGTCGAAAAAGGCGAGATGCTTGGCGTCGAAGACGTCAAGGAAATCCTCGCCGTTCGCCTGCTGGGCGTGATCCCGGAGTCCCAGGCAGTGCTCAAGGCTTCCAACCAGGGTATCCCTGTCATCCTCGACGACCAGAGCGATGCCGGCCAGGCCTACAGCGACACCGTCGATCGCTTGCTGGGCAAGGAAAAAGAACACCGGTTCCTGAATGTCGAGAAGAAGGGATTCTTCGAGCGCCTGTTTGGAGGTAGATAATGAATCTTTTTGACTTCTTTCGTGCCAGCAAAAAGGTCACTACCGCGTCGGTAGCGAAAGAGCGTCTACAGATCATCGTGGCGCACGAACGCGGCCAGCGCAGCACCCCGGATTACTTGCCTGCCCTGCAGAAGGAACTGGTGGAAGTGATCCGCAAGTACGTCAATATCGGGTCCGACGACGTGCATGTCGCCCTGGAAAACCAGGGCAGTTGCTCGATCCTGGAACTCAATATCACCCTGCCTGATCGCTGATCGACCAGGCTGGAGCCACGGCGGCTCGCGGGCCTCATGCATACATGGGGCTGGCGTGCCGCCGTTGGCGTTTGTTACGAGACTGTTTTAATGCCGCTGTCCAACATCCACATCCTGCATCAGGATGCCGCCCTCCTGGTGGTCAACAAACCGACCCTGCTGCTTTCGGTTCCCGGTCGCGCCGACGACAACAAGGATTGCCTGATCACCCGCTTGCAGGAGAACGGTTATCCCGAGGCCCGCATCGTCCATCGACTGGACTGGGAAACTTCAGGGATCATCCTGCTGGCTCGCGATCCGGATACCCATCGCGAGCTGTCCCGGCAGTTCCATGACCGCGAGACCGAAAAGGCCTATACCGCCCTGTGCTGGGGTCAGCCGGAACTGGACAGCGGCAGCATCGACCTGCCCCTGCGCTATGACCCACCGACCAAACCGCGACACGTGGTGGACCACGAACAGGGCAAGCACGCCCTGACCTTCTGGCGCGTACTGGAGCGCTGTGGCGACTGGTGCCGGGTCGAGCTGACGCCCATCACCGGCCGCTCCCACCAATTGCGCGTGCATATGCTGTCGATCGGCCACCCACTGCTGGGCGATGGCCTCTACGCGCATCCACAAGCCCTGGCCGCCTGGCCGCGCCTGTGCCTGCACGCCAGCATGCTCGCTTTCACCCATCCGCAGACCGGCGAACGCTTGCGCTTCGAATGCGCCGCGCCGTTCTGAAGCCTTTGTAGCAGGAGACCCCAGCGGCTCCTGCTGACGCCTCCAAGAGCCCACGCCGCCACTTTTCCGATCAATACGTTAAACTCGCGCCACTGCTGTCTGGAGCTACTTATGCGCGAAGAGTTGAACCAAGGCCTGATCGACTTCCTCAAGGCCTCCCCTACCCCTTTCCATGCCACTGCCAGCCTTGTTCAACGCCTGGAAGCAGCGGGCTACCAGCGTCTCGATGAGCGCGAACCGTGGACCACCGAAGCCAACGGCCGCTACTACGTCACGCGCAACGATTCCTCCATCGTCGCCGTCAAGCTGGGTCGGCACTCCCCTCTGCACGGTGGCATTCGCATGGTCGGCGCCCATACCGACAGCCCGTGCCTGCGGGTCAAGCCTCAACCCGAGCTGCAACGCCAGGGTTTCTGGCAACTGGGCGTGGAAGTCTATGGCGGGGCGCTGCTGGCCCCCTGGTTCGATCGCGACCTGTCCCTGGCAGGCCGGGTGACCTTCCGCCGCGACGGCAAGGTGGAAAGCCAGTTGATCGACTTCAAGGCGCCGATCGCGATCATTCCCAACCTGGCCATCCACCTCAACCGTGAAGCCAACCAGGGCTGGGCGATCAATCCACAGAACGAGCTGCCCCCGATCCTGGCCCAGTTCGCCGGTGACGAGCGCGTGGACTTTCGTGCCGTGTTGACCGACCAACTGGCCCGCGAACACGGCCTGAACGCCGACGTGGTGCTGGATTACGAATTGAGTTTCTACGACACCCAGAGCGCTGCGGTGATCGGCCTGCACGGCGACTTCATCGCCGGCGCGCGCCTGGACAACCTGCTGTCCTGCTACGCCGGGCTGCAAGCCCTGCTCAATGCCGACAGCGACGAAACCTGCGTGCTGGTGTGCAACGACCATGAAGAGGTCGGCTCCTGCTCGGCCTGTGGCGCCGATGGCCCGATGCTCGAGCAGACCCTGCGCCGCCTGCTGCCCGAAGGTGACGAGTTCGTGCGTACCATTCAGAAATCGCTGCTGATTTCTGCCGACAACGCCCACGGCGTACACCCCAACTACGCCGACAAGCACGACGCCAATCACGGCCCCAAGCTCAATGCCGGCCCAGTGATCAAGGTCAACAGCAACCAACGCTACGCCACCAACAGCGAGACTGCCGGTTTCTTCCGTCACCTGTGCATGGCCGAAGAGGTGCCGGTGCAGAGCTTCGTGGTCCGTAGCGACATGGGCTGCGGCTCCACCATCGGCCCGATCACCGCCAGCCACCTGGGGGTACGGACCGTGGACATCGGCCTGCCGACCTTCGCCATGCACTCGATCCGCGAGCTGTGCGGCAGTCATGACCTGGTCCACCTGGTCAAGGTGCTGAGCGCCTTCTACGCCAGCCAAGAGCTGCCGTAGGCCGCCAACCGAGCCCGCACGGGGACGTCACCTGTGCCGGCTCGGCCCCAGGAACCGGTGGCAGAGCGGCCGGTTGCTGATGCACATCACCACGGATCGCGACAAAACGACCTAGACTTATAAGAATTCCTTCTGAGGAGGCCACGGCCATGATCTCGATGTCTTCATTCCATTCCATGCTCGTGCCGATCCTCGCTGGCATGATCCTGCTGGCCATCGGCTTCAATTTCCGCGACAAGAACCTCGGCGTGTTCAGCATGTGGACTGGCATGCTGCTGATCCTTGGCACCGTGGTCTACAAGATCCTGGCCAAGCTCGCGGAATAAATGCGGCACTCGCCCTCGCATTGAATTTGGCGGCCTCGTACACTCGGTCGATCCTGCATTCCTCCGAGGTTGACCGCCCAGTGTTCGCTCGTCTTTTTGCCCTGCCCTGCTATGTGCTCGTCTGCCTGCTGACCTTCCTGCCCCTGAACAGCGCCCAGGCCGTGGGGTTGCCTGGGTTGCTGGGCAACCAGGGCAAGGCACAGCCACAAGCCGAGGAGCCCTTGGGGCAATCCCTGGACGAGGTGATCAAGTCCCTTGAGAACGACCAGCAACGAGCCAAGCTGCTGGCAGACCTGAAGCGCTTGCGAGACACCACGAAAAAAGCCCAGCCCACCCCGGAGGAGGGTGTGCTCGGGCTGATCGGCGGTACCCTGTCGACCCTGGAGAAACAGTTCTCCGGGGCCGACAGCCCCCTGACTCGCTGGACCGACGAGTTCGAACAGGCCCAGCAGGAACTGGCCTCGCTGATGCTGCCGGCCAGCCAATGGTTGCCGATCATCTTCGCCTTCGCCCTGATCCTCATGGTCTGGAGCCTGCTCGCCGCGGCGCTGATCTGGCTCAGTCACCGGGTACGCCTGCGCTTCGGCCTCACCGAGGACCTGCCCCAGCACCCCAAGACCTGGGACCTTTTGCGCTTCGCCTTGCGCAAGCTCGGCCCCTGGATGATCGCGTTGCTGATCACCGTGTACATGACCTATTCCCTGCCCTCGTCCCTGGGCAAGGACCTGGCCATGGTCCTGGCTTATGCCCTGGTGGTCGGCACCTGTTTCTCGGCCATCTGTGTGGTGGCGTTCTCGGTGCTCGACGGCCCCCACCGCCATCGCGCCCTGTACATCCTGCGGCGCCAGGCGTTTCGCCCGCTATGGTGGATCGGCAGCTTCGCCGCCTTCGGCGAGGCCCTGGGCGACCCGCGCATGGTGGCCAGCCTCGGCCAGCACCTGGCCCATACTGCCGCGACCTTCGCCAATGTCATGGCCGCCCTGTCCACCGGGGTATTCATCCTGCGCTTCCGGCGGCCGATCGCCCATCTGATCCGCAACCAGCCCCTGGCCCGACGCCTGACCCGGCGCGCCTTGAGCGATACCATCGAGATCATCGGTACGTTCTGGTACCTCCCTGCCCTGGTACTGGTGGGCATCTCGCTGTTCGCCACCTTCGTCTCCGCCGGCGACACCAACACCGCCCTGCGCCAGTCGCTGCTGTGTACCGTGCTGCTGGTGCTGTGCATGGTGATCAATGGCCTGGTACGTCGCCATGCCCAACGCCCCCATCGCGGCCACAAGCGCCATGCGCTGTATTCCGAGCGCCTGAAGGGCTTCTGCTACACCCTGGCCCACCTGGCCGTTTGGCTGGCCTTCATCGAGCTGGGCCTGCGGGTCTGGGGCATGTCGCTGATCCGCTTCACTGAAGGCGACGGCCATGAGGTCAGCGTCAAGCTGTTCAGCCTTGGCGGCACCCTGATTTTCGCCTGGCTGATCTGGATCCTCAGCGACACCGCGGTGCACCACGCCCTGACGCGTTCGCGCAAGGGCCTGGCCAATGCCCGCGCCCAGACCATGATGCCGCTGATCCGCAACGTGCTGTTCGTGGCGATCTTCATCATCGCCACCATCGTCGCCCTGGCCAACATGGGCATGAACGTCACGCCACTGCTGGCCGGTGCCGGTGTAATCGGCCTGGCCATCGGCTTCGGCGCCCAGTCGCTGGTGGCGGACCTGATTACCGGCCTGTTCATCATCATCGAGGACTCCCTGGCCATCGACGACTACGTGGATGTCGGCGGCCACCTGGGCACCGTCGAAGGCTTGACCATCCGCACCGTGCGCCTGCGGGACATCGACGGTATCGTCCACACCATCCCGTTCAGCGAGATCAAGAGCATCAAGAACTACTCCCGGGAGTTCGGCTACGCCATCTTCCGCGTGGCGATCCCGTACAACATGGAGATCGACAATGCGATCAAGCTGATGCGCGATGTCGGCCAGAAGATGCGCACCGACCCGCTGCAGCGCCGCAATATCTGGTCGCCCCTGGAGATCCAGGGGGTGGAGAGCTTCGAATCCGGCAGCGCCATCCTCCGCGCCCGCTTCAAGACCGCACCGATCAAGCAGTGGGAAGTGTCTCGGGCCTTCAACCTGTCGCTCAAGCGCCACCTCGACGAGGCCGGACTGGACCTGGCGACCCCGCGCATGAGCATCCAGGTGGTCACCGCCGGTGGCGGCTCCCAGGCCGAGGCGTAAGGCGAGCGGCACGCCTGGGCACGGATACGGCTGCGCGCTCCATGTCAGGGCGGTCCATGACAGGACGGCACGGCCAAGGGGCCTGGCAGCCCCGTACTACAACAACAATCAAGGAGAGAGTCCCCATGCAGCTATCCGCCATCGCCAGCGCTTGCCTGGCCAGTGTCCTGGCCTTGTCCGGCCACTACGCCCATGCCGCCGACGACAGCGCCATGGACCAGGCCCGCAGGCACATCGCCGAGCAGGCCAAGGCCCTGGAGCCGGCACTGCTGGCAACCCGTCGCGATATCCATGCCCACCCTGAACTGGGCAACACCGAACACCGCACTGCCGAGTTGGTAGCCACGCAGTTGCGCGCCCTGGGCCTGGAAGTGCGCACGGGCGTCGCCCGCACCGGCGTGGTGGCGGTGCTCAAGGGCGGCCTGCCCGGCCCCACCGTGGCCTTGCGCGCCGACATGGACGCACTGCCGGTCAAGGAGATCGCGGACCTGCCATTCGCCTCCAAGGCCAAGGGGCGCTACCTGGACAAGGAAGTGGACGTCATGCACGCCTGCGGCCACGACGCCCACACGGCAATCTTGCTGAGCACGGCGAAAGTCCTCAGCGACATGCGCGAGCGCCTGCCAGGCACCGTGGTGTTCTATTTCCAGCCCGCCGAAGAAGGCCCGAGCGATTTCATTCCCGACGGCAAGAACGTCTGGGGCGCGAAGATGATGGTGCAGGAAGGCGTGATGCAATCGCCCAAGCCGGACGCGGTGTTCGGCCTGCATGTCTGGGCCGGGATTCCCGCCGGGCGCATCGCCTATCGCCCGGGCCCGACCCTGGCCAGCTCCGACGACCTGCGCATCCGCATCCTCGGCAAGCAGACCCACGCCGGCCGCCCCTGGGACGGCATCGACCCGATCACCGTCGGCGCCCAGGCCATTGTCGGGCTGCAGAGCGTGGTCAGTCGCCGAACCGATATTTCGTCGTACCCGTCGGTGGTCAGCATCGGCACCATCAACGGCGGCACGCGCTACAACATCATTCCCGAATCCGTGGACATGACCGGCACCATCCGCTCCTACGACTATGGCATTCGCCAGAAACTGCACGGCGACGTACGCCAGACCGTGGAGAAGATCGCCGAAAGCGGCGGCGCCAAGGCCGAGGTGAGCATCATCGAGAAGTACGACCCGACCATCAACGACCCGGCCCTGACCCAGAAGATGCTGCCGAGCCTGCGCTGGGCAGCCAAGGAGGATGTGGTGCAAGGCCCGCTGGTGAGTGGCGCCGAAGACTTTTCCTTCTATGCCAAGCAGGCGCCGGGGCTGTTCGTGTTCCTCGGCGTGACGCCCCGGGACCAGGACATGGCCAAGGCCGCGCCGAACCACAACCCGGGATTCTTTGTCGATGAGTCGGCACTGGTGGTGGGCGTGCGGACCCTGGCGTCCTTGACCACCGACTATCTGTTCGCCGGGGCCAAGCCCTAAGCTCCCGAACCAGCCCGCTGGCGCGAGTGCAGCGGGCTCAGGCCACATCCACGCCGACGTGGATCGCATCGTGGCGCCAGAACTCCAGGTCGCAATCGATCAGCCGCTGGTGCTGGTCGTAGTTGACCCGGGCGATGCGCAGTCCCGGGCTGCCCACCGAGACCTTGAGCGCCGCGGCCGCTTCCAACTGCAGGGAAGTGGGCACGATCTCGAAACGCACCCGCCCGTAATGCAGGTCGTAGTGCCGGGCATACAGCTCGGTGATCGACTGGTTCAGGTCCAGGTCGAGGATCTTCGGGAAGTACTGCGGATTCAGGTAATGCTCCACATACAGCACCAGACGCTCGTCGATCCGTCGCGCCCGGCAGATCTGGATCACGCTGGACAAGGCCGGAAGTTGCAGCCAGGCGCAGACCGCTGCCGACGCCGGTTGCAAGCGCGCAGAAATCACCTCGGTGGACGGCACCCGGCCCTGGGCGCTGACCATGGCGTGGAAGTGGCTGCGCTGCATCAGGTTGTAGGCCAGGCGCGGCGGCGAAACGAACCAGCCCCGGCGCTCCTCTCGGTAGATCTGCCCCTGGGCCTCCAGTTGCAGCAAAGCCTCACGCACGGTGATCCGGGTAGTGGCGAACAATTCGCTGAGCTTGCGCTCGGCCGGCAGCTTGCTCCCCGGCGCCAGCAAGCCATGGGCAATCTGTTCTTGCAGCACCTGGCCGATGGCTGTCACCGCCTTGGTTGCCTCTATACGCATCAACGTTACCTATCTGGACTAGACCAGCACTGTTCCAGTGCCTGGCAGCGACCCGGGCGGCCTCCTGCTCCTGAGTGCAAAGCCTAGGCAACGCAGATGACTGATATGTGACAAAGCTGCCGAACGGCCTGGTGCCGGGGCTGCAATTTCCCCGCCAGGGCCTTTGAAAACGGGAGTTTTGCCATGGTCTACGCTTAGTTCGCAGTGTCGAGCCTGCGCCTGGTTCCAGGCGTTCGCAGCAGGCATCGACATAAAAGTGTCATCCAACAGGCTTAGATTGGCTCAGGTATTGCTGACCTAGACCAACCCACCGCAAGACTGTCGATCACAACGCAGCGTGGAACACGCCCAAAGGAGCTTCGGATGAAACAGCTTTTCCTGGCATCACTGTTAGGTTCGACCATCGCCATGTGCACCGCCGCCATGGCCGCTGACAACGATTTGAAAACCCTGGAAGCCGCTGCAAAGGCGGAAGGCGCCGTCAACAGCGTCGGCATGCCCGATGACTGGGCCAACTGGAAAGGCACCTGGGAAGACCTGGCCAAGACCTACGGCCTCAAGCACATCGACACCGACATGAGCTCAGCCCAGGAAATCGCCAAGTTCGCCGCCGAGAAAGACAATGCCAGCGCCGATATCGGCGACGTTGGCGCCGCGTTCGGCCCGATCGCCGTCAAGCAGGGCGTGGTCCAGCCCTACAAGCCAAGCACCTGGGCGCAGGTCCCGGACTGGGCCAAGGACAAGGACGGCAACTGGGCCCTGGCCTACACCGGCACCATCGCCTTCATCATCAACAAGAAGCTGCTGCACGGTTCCGAAGCACCCAAGAGCTGGGCCGACCTGGAAAAGGGCAAGTACAAGGTGTCCATCGGTGACGTGAGCACCGCCGCCCAGGCTGCCAACGGCGTCCTGGCCGCCGCCATCGCCAAGGGGGGCGACGAGAAGAACATCCAGCCGGCGCTGCTGATGTTCGCCGAGATCGCCAAGCAGGGGCGCCTGTCCCTGGCCAACCCGACCATCGCTACCATGGAGAAGGGTGAAGTGGAAGTCGGCGTGGTCTGGGACTTCAACGGCCTGAGCTACCGCAACAAGATGGTCAACAAGGACGACTACGAAGTGCTGATCCCGTCCGACGGCTCGGTGATCTCCGGCTACACCACCATCATCAACAAGTACGCCAAGCACCCGAATGCGGCCAAGCTGACCCGCGAGTACATCTTCAGCGACGCCGGGCAGGTCAACCTGGCTCGGGGCAATGCCCGCCCGATCCGCGCCGAACACGTCAACCTGCCGGCGGACGTCAAGGCCAACCTGCTGCCCAACGAGCAGTACAAGCACGTGACGCCGATCAAGGATGCCGAAGCCTGGGAGAAGACCTCCAAGGCCCTGCCGCAGAAGTGGCAGGAAGAAGTGATCATCAACATGCAGTAATGCTGCATCCGTAGGGGCGAGGCTTGCCCGCGATCCAGACGCTGCGGTCTATCTTGAAATCGCAGCGACACCATCGCGGGCAAGCTGCGCTCCTACGAGATTGTTCGGTCTTGCGGAGCCCTTGCCCCATGTCACACAACGTCATCCTTGTCGTGCTCGACGGCCTCAATCACCAGGTCGCCCGTCACGCCATGGGACATCTTCAAGCCTACGTCGGCGCAGGACGCGCAGCGCTGTACCAACTGGAATGCGAGCTTCCGGCACTGTCCCGCCCGCTGTACGAATGCATCCTCACCGGCGTGCCGCCGATCGACAGCGGCATCGTGCACAACCAGGTCTCGCGCCTGTCCACCCAGCGCAGCCTGTTCCATTACGCTCGCGCTGCCGGCCTGGGCACCGCCGCTGCCGCCTACCACTGGATCAGCGAGCTGTACAACCGTACGCCATTCAATGCGGCCCGGGACCGGCACACCGCCGACCCTGAGTTGCCGATCCAGTACGGCCACTTCTACTGGAACGACCACTACCCCGACTCCCACCTGTTCGCCGATGCCGAGGACCTGCGCCTGCGCCACGCTCCCAATCTGTTGCTGGTGCACCCGATGAACATCGACGACGCCGGCCACAAGCACGGCCTGGACAGCCCCCAGTACCGCAACAGTGCGCGTTCGGCCGACATCATCCTGGCCGACTACCTGCAAGGCTGGCTCGACGCCGGCTACCAGGTGCTGGTGACCGCCGACCACGGCATGAACGCCGATCGTTCGCACAATGGCCTGCTGCCGGAGGAACGGGAGGTGCCGCTGTTCGTCATCGGCGAGGCCTTCAGCCTCGATCCCGGGGCCACACCGAAGCAGACCGAACTGTGCGGCACCCTTTGCCAACTGCTCGGCGTACCCCACGACAAACCCTTCTGCCGGGAGCTGTTGAAGTGAATTCAGTGACCCGTGGCAAATGGCTGGCGGCCTTGTGCCTGATGCCTTTCGCCCTGTTCTTCATCGTGTTCCAACTAGCCCCGCTGGCGTGGGTGCTGATCAACAGCCTGCAGTCCGAGGAGTTCGGCTGGGGCCTGGCCAACTTCAACAAGATCTTCAGCTCGAAGTTCTACCTGCAGGCGATCCAGTACAGCCTGGAGATCAGCTTCTGGTCCAGCGTGTTCGGCATCATCATCGCCGTGCTGGGTAGCTACTCGCTGCGCCGGGTCGACTCCAGGCTGCGCAACTTCGTCAATGCCTTCGCCAACATGACCAGCAACTTCGCCGGCGTGCCCCTGGCCTTCGCCTTCATCATCCTGCTGGGCTTCAACGGCGCCATCACCATCATGCTCAAGCAGTCGGGGATCATCCAGGACTTCAACCTGTACTCCAAGACCGGCTTGATCATCCTCTACACCTACTTCCAGATACCCCTGGGGGTGCTGTTGCTGTACCCGGCTTTCGACGCCCTGCGTGAAGACTGGCGCGAATCCGCCGCCCTGTTGGGCGCCAGCGGCTGGCAATTCTGGCGGCATATCGGCCTGCCGGTGCTGACCCCGGCGTTGCTGGGTACCTTCGTGATCCTGCTGGCCAATGCCCTGGGCGCCTATGCCACGGTCTACGCCCTGACCACCGGCAACTTCAACGTCCTGCCGATCCGCATCGCGGCCATGGTCTCCGGGGACATCTCCCTGGATCCGAACATGGCCAGCGCCCTGGCGGTGGTGCTGGTGGCGCTGATGACCCTGGTGACCATCGTCCATCAGCTGCTGCTGAAGAGGAGCTACCATGTCTCGCGCTGAATCCGGCTCCGCCGCCCTCTACCACCGGTTCGTGGTCTGGCTACTGTTCGCCATCCTGCTGTTGCCGCTGCTGGGGACCTTCGTCTACTCCATCGCCAGCAGCTGGTCGGCGACCATCCTGCCCAGCGGCTTCACCTTCAAGTGGTACCTGCAGTTGTGGAGCGACCCGCGCTTTCTCGCGGCCTTCGGCCAGTCGCTGCTGGTCTGCGTTGGCGCTCTGGTTTTGTCGGTGGTGCTGATCCTGCCGCTGCTGTTCGTGGTGCACTACCACTTTCCCAAGCTCGATGCGCTGATGAACATCCTGATCCTGCTGCCCTTCGCAGTACCGCCGGTGGTGTCCTCGGTGGGCCTGTTGCAGCTGTACGGCTCAGGCCCCCTGGCCATGGTCGGCACGCCGTGGATCCTGATCGGCTGTTACTTCACCGTGGCCCTGCCGTTCATGTACCGGGCCATCACCAACAACCTGCAGGCGATCAACCTGCGGGACCTGATGGACGCCGCCCAACTCCTGGGCGCCAGCACCTGGCAGGCGGCCCTGCTGGTGGTCCTGCCGAACCTGCGCAAGGGCCTGATGGTGGCGCTGCTGCTGTCCTTCTCGTTCCTGTTCGGCGAGTTCGTGTTCGCCAACATCCTGGTGGGCACCCGCTACGAAACCCTGCAGGTGTACCTGAACAACATGCGCAACAGCAGCGGCCACTTCACCAGTGCCCTGGTGATCTCCTACTTCTTCTTCGTGCTGGTCCTGACCTGGGCCGCCAACATCCTGAACAGGGACAAGAGCCAATGAGCTTCGTCGACGTGCAACACCTGCAAAAGCATTACGCGGGCACCACGGTGTTCAGCGATATCAACTGCCAGATCCACAAGGGCGAGTTCGTCACCCTGCTGGGCCCCTCCGGCTGCGGCAAGTCCACCCTGCTGCGCTGCATCGCCGGCCTGACCCCGGTCGACAGCGGCAAGATCCTGGTCGACGGCCAGGACATCGTGCCCCTGAGCCCGCAGAAACGCGGGATCGG
It contains:
- a CDS encoding lipid A biosynthesis lauroyl acyltransferase; this translates as MDRPRFQAAFLSPRFWPLWLGLGLLWLVVQLPYPVLLQIGRALGALMYRVAGERRRIAWRNLELCFPEKSVAERKRLLKENFASTGIAFFEMAMSWWWSKPRLARLAHVEGLEYLKQAQREGQGVILMALHFTTLEIGAALLGQQHTIDGMYRQHKNPVFDFIQRRGRERHNLDSLAVEREDVRGMLKLLRSGRAIWYAPDQDYGAKQSLFVPLFGIQAATVTATSKFARLGKAQVVPFTQERLADGRGYRLVIHAPLEDFPGATEEEDCLRINQWVEGALRACPEQYLWAHRRFKSRPPGEPRLYKKRG
- the minC gene encoding septum site-determining protein MinC, whose translation is MSQTESLDQDPVFQLKGSMLAITVLELARNDLEGLDRQLAAKVAQAPNFFSNAPLVLALDKLPATEGSVDLPALMRVCRQHGLRTLAIRASRIEDIAAAIAVDLPVLPPSGARERPLDPPESEVRKVPEKPPEPTVKPTRIITSPVRGGQQIYAQGGDLVVVSSVSPGAELLADGNIHVYGPMRGRALAGVKGDTKARIFCQQLSAELISIAGQYKVSEDLRRDPLWGSGVQVSLSGDVLNITRL
- the minD gene encoding septum site-determining protein MinD → MAKILVVTSGKGGVGKTTTSAAIGTGLALRGHKTVIVDFDVGLRNLDLIMGCERRVVYDFVNVVNGEANLQQALIKDKRLENLYVLAASQTRDKDALTQEGVEKVLMELKETFDFVVCDSPAGIEKGAHLAMYFADEAIVVTNPEVSSVRDSDRMLGLLASKSRRAEKGEDPIQEHLLITRYHPERVEKGEMLGVEDVKEILAVRLLGVIPESQAVLKASNQGIPVILDDQSDAGQAYSDTVDRLLGKEKEHRFLNVEKKGFFERLFGGR
- the minE gene encoding cell division topological specificity factor MinE, whose translation is MNLFDFFRASKKVTTASVAKERLQIIVAHERGQRSTPDYLPALQKELVEVIRKYVNIGSDDVHVALENQGSCSILELNITLPDR
- a CDS encoding RluA family pseudouridine synthase, which gives rise to MPLSNIHILHQDAALLVVNKPTLLLSVPGRADDNKDCLITRLQENGYPEARIVHRLDWETSGIILLARDPDTHRELSRQFHDRETEKAYTALCWGQPELDSGSIDLPLRYDPPTKPRHVVDHEQGKHALTFWRVLERCGDWCRVELTPITGRSHQLRVHMLSIGHPLLGDGLYAHPQALAAWPRLCLHASMLAFTHPQTGERLRFECAAPF
- a CDS encoding M18 family aminopeptidase, encoding MREELNQGLIDFLKASPTPFHATASLVQRLEAAGYQRLDEREPWTTEANGRYYVTRNDSSIVAVKLGRHSPLHGGIRMVGAHTDSPCLRVKPQPELQRQGFWQLGVEVYGGALLAPWFDRDLSLAGRVTFRRDGKVESQLIDFKAPIAIIPNLAIHLNREANQGWAINPQNELPPILAQFAGDERVDFRAVLTDQLAREHGLNADVVLDYELSFYDTQSAAVIGLHGDFIAGARLDNLLSCYAGLQALLNADSDETCVLVCNDHEEVGSCSACGADGPMLEQTLRRLLPEGDEFVRTIQKSLLISADNAHGVHPNYADKHDANHGPKLNAGPVIKVNSNQRYATNSETAGFFRHLCMAEEVPVQSFVVRSDMGCGSTIGPITASHLGVRTVDIGLPTFAMHSIRELCGSHDLVHLVKVLSAFYASQELP